The Lactuca sativa cultivar Salinas chromosome 2, Lsat_Salinas_v11, whole genome shotgun sequence genome includes the window caaaacaataaatatcgcttaaatatttcattaatGCAAATAAATACTAATTGTATAGAGTACAGACATAGAAAGTAAATGCCACAAATAACATTATCAAAGGAAAtcaaacaacaaaatatatatgaTATCAAACTTCAAGTAGGAAAAACATAATTCAAATATAGAATTAAAATGTCAAGTGTGAGAATAAGATAGAGACTTGTATTCCCATAAACTTACATTCTTTCATCAGATAAATCAACATCAAATCCTCATAACATCGCTATGTCAAAAAgtattgatataagtcatattttttttctcttcttCACATCATTCTaagataacaaaatataaaagaaaaacatATTGTCTAAATGTAATTTACATCGTTCTTAAATAGACTAAAGTTTTGACTAATAGGTGAAAATCTCAAGCTTAAGATTAGACTTAATTATCTGGTCttcaaaatataattcatttaGACCTTCACAAATTGATATCCCTTTGAATAAATCTGATTTATtctaagggataatgacttaaaaggataatgtatttttcgatttgtacacatttagtcattgacttcttttttcgtccacatttacccttTCAGTTTGTTAAACTGtatacattcagtccttatgaccggctactccaggttagccggtaaaaataacttaatagggtaatatatttatcactttgtacacatttggttctaaatatttttgtacacatttagtccttaatatatatatttttttgtaaaataactcatttttgtttttgtactcattaaatacttatgactTATTTCTTTAGTTTTTTTCTCACGAAATCTTACGTGGGAAATTCGTTAATGAAGTGTTTGAGCCTTttgatgcttatgtccatcgTGATCTCAACTACTTGGTTGTTTAGGTCATGTGTTCTGAACGttataacttctttatacgatcTTGGATTTTAACGatttttatatccatgcgaacgatctttatatccatacgaTCTCgtattttagatttttttcgTTTATAGCTATTTTTCATATACCAGCAACACCTATTTCATCTCGGTAACACCAACTATATATTCCTGCGTCTGCCCCtgtctatatttttttttatgaatgcatgtatggatgttttttttataaaatcgtaagtaaaaatatattacattttaacaGGAGTAATCTTAATGAAAAAacgaacacgtggatataaagatcgttaaaatctgaTATCGTATTAGGAAGTTACGACATACAGAATTAGACAACCTGAGCCAAACCACAAGACCTACACAACCAAGCAGTCAAGATCATGGTGGACATAAACGTCAACAACCCCAAACAACTCATCAACAATTGTCTCACGTAAGATGtcatgagaaaaacctaaagaaatcattcataagtactaaatgagtacaaaaaaaggacttatttgaaacaaaaaaaaatgttaaggactaaatatgtacaaaaatattaaggactaaatggatacaaaatgaataatatattaccttattaagtcattttcccgGCTGACCTGAaataaccggtcataaggactgaatgtgtacagtttaacaagttaaaagggtaaatgtggacgaaaaaaaaactgaatgaccaaatttgtaaaaatcgaaaaatacatTACTCTTTTAAATCATTATCCCTTATTCTAATTGAAGTAACATGTAGCTAATAAATTATAACTAATCACCTTAAAAATTTATCTAACTATTTATTTTACTCCATTGACGAACTTGTGTGTCGAATGCTTACCCCACCATATTACTCATTTGGGCTTTGATTTAATCCAGTAGAGTACTTAGCCCAGCTACAAATGGATTTTTCTGCCGTACTCATCAACCTCCCCTTAGACTCGTCGGAGCTACAAATGGAGGTCCCAAACGCTTGCCGGAAAACACAAATCATACAGACTACAGCCTCATCGACTCATCGACTCAAATCAACTTGATCCCACGATCATTCCTGAACCTGAATTCATCTTGTTGGAGTTGCCGCCGCCACCGGAAACCTAGTCTTCACTCTTCACCACCAAAGCTTCTCGTCGGAGGAATCGTTGTAtcaccttctctctctctctctctacattcAACGGTTGGTCTAAATCGATTTTCAGAAGCCGTCTTCATTGCCAAGCTCACCGGACGAAATAATTAAAACCCAGCAAAACGCACTAGGAAATAGGAATGGTTGATAGCTTCATGGCAACGAAAACATCGAAAATTTACCATGAATCCAATCGATCTCTACGGAGATATTAACTAGAACCACCTCCTCTCCATTCATTAACCGGAGGAGACAATCGGTAGGCGGATCCGGTGATCACGCCGCTTTAACATCACGTTCTATCTCAATACCTTCCGGTGACATCAACTGAAATTATCAACCTTATGGATCGCACCTGTGAACGTTAAACCTACCTGATCCCGTTAAATCTCACTTCTTAAGCTCGCCGGAAAACTCTTTCTCCCTCGCTAAGTATTTCTTCCTCTTCATCTCTGATTTCTGTTTTCAAACGGAGAGAACCAAACCAAGTTCTTCTGCCCAAATCTTGAATTCGTTTTATTAAAGTTTGACCCTCTTATTTCTATATCTCCACTTTACTCCCCTCTAGATTTCATTTAGTGAGTTATCCATCCTATACTTTTCACGCTTATAGTCttataaaataatacaaaattttaatgttTAATATCTAGCAATATCTTATAAAATAATTCTAGCAAAAAAAATACTATTGTTTTGaactttaaaaattaaaaaactcgAGGATTACCCGAACAACACTATTttattcaaattttatatttaatgatCAAAATATTTAGCCCCATGATTTGGATGTTACTGATGTTGTCATATTCGAATTTCTTTTTGGCTCTAACATGACAGCAAACCATCGATAAATTTACAACTATACTTTCTAATGAGGAATGACGACTCTATTAAAAATAGTGTTGGGAAGTCTTGTTATTTACTAGAATTGTCATTGTACCATTAGTTAATCAATTAAATATTGTTAGTTGAAATTGACGATCATACTTTTATTAATCAATTGAGACATATGTTGAATAGttataaaagtttcaaattaaaattttaatatgatTCGTAGATGTAGTAaagataatttatttattgtacttatttttgtaaaaaataaaaaactgagGCCTACACACTTTCTTCATAGGATGTCTATAATAGTGATTCCTTTTGACAATTTATTTCTATACTAGTGATTCAACAAATCCCGACTTGAAACCAAGTACAAAATTACGTTTTTGGTTCTCCATTCTCTAATGGGAAAAAGGAATTAACTTATTCATTGTTTATTACCCCCCTCACCTTTGCCAAATTCTAACTTTTGACCATTACTTTATTAATAATATTCCACATCAACATATGGCATGTTATTGAGATTTTATAAATGATTTAGAAATGAAGACACCTAGAACCTTCATGAATTGGAGTCATGGATATTAACTTTATAATTCTAATTAGGTTTCTTCGAATTTAACAAGAATAATAAGAACTTTGAGTCTAATCTCACATTTTTCATCATAGGTTTAATATGACACGAAAGCTACCTACAATTAAAACTTACAAAGCTAAGAGTATAAatggttttaatcatctttttaATGATTATTAACTATAAAAAAGTATATGCGAAACCATAATTTCGAAGCTAAATACTATCATATTTAcataaagacaaaaaaaaaattgataataAGAACTAGTATATATGTTATCATTGATCAATTCTCCACATCTGTTACATAACGAGGGATATCaaattacaaaaagaaaaagaaaatctgCTGATTTATGaaccagaagaagaagaagaagaagaaggggtgaTCTTGATGACGAGGCCAGGGAAAACATCATCGGGATCATGGATATGAGGGTTTTTTTCCACAATAAACGGGTCTCCACACTTATCGCTTATGGTGTGAAGAGTTTCTCCTTCTCCGACCACGTATATCTCATCACATGGCCGGCGGTTCAGCACCGGCAGCCTGTTTCCTCCTCCTCCGGCGGTGGTGCTGAGAGAATAACTGAAATTCTGATCATCTCTAAAAGCGCCGGTGAGCATGAGTGCTACTATTGTAATCGCACAGTAAAAGGAAAGCGCATCTGCTACTGCTAGTGTTGTTTGAACTGTTTTAGATTTCATGAATTCaggcatcttcttcttcttcttcacacaCAGTGAGAGGTTTTTTGAGATAACTGAATATGTTGATCGGATTTTGAGTTGCTTTATAAGAGAAATGGAGAGTAGTGGGGGAGACTTTTTGGGGTGATGGTTATGGGGGAAGGTTTGGAGTTGCTTAATAAAGACTTGCACCTAGCAACGGATTTTCAACTGTAGCCATCGTGGGTTATATGACCATTTGTAGAAAAATATAGAAatattcttttaattttaattttagaaatcaacatcataattattaattaactacgttatatgcttttataattaaaattttataataaaaactcataattattcataaattattttaaaaaaattattaatttagaaatttaagtttttttatttatttaaaattataatcgttgattcaaataaatatgtgaaattattttTCAAGATATATGAGAAAAAATTTATTTGTAACTTAATGAAAAAAATgatattatataatgaaatgttAAATTAATTATAGAAATAAAACAACACTACTACAAAAAAGCTTATAGGACCCGGTTATTTCAATTaaataacccggttttgaaccgGGTCCTAAAGCCAGCGAGACCTATGTGAAAAAACGAATAGAACCCGGTTTTAGAACCGGCTCCTATCCAACACAAAAGAAACCGGTTGTTCATAAAACCGGGACATATAAGTGGAACATAACGCCCAATCTTTGgtcaaatatgaagattaggacACGGTCTAAGCATACAAAACCGGGTCATATATGGCTAAAAGAGCCCGGTTCCAATCCTCAAACCGGgtcatataaaaattaaatatggaCCGGTTCCATGAATATAACCGGGTCTTTTTTCAGCCTTGCAAAAACCGCCTACCCACAGTACCACCAGAAAGCATGCTTATAAGGATTAAATTGTTGACAAATTTATTCAAATAACCATATAAAAAACACAAATTGATACTTGCATTCAAAGCACAcattcaaaacaaaacaaaaattatgaATTGATGAacaaattatattaatataaacatGCTAAATAACCAATCATTATGGTCATCGATAAAAACATGCTTAAGTGTTTCTAAAAACTCCATGATTTGGTCATTTCGAAGTACATCAAACTTacataaataaattcaaaaataaaattgtttTCCCATGCAGAGGTATTGTCCAATAATCAAATGTTGCAGCTATCCTCCAACCTCACTTAAAAGCAAAACACAACAACTACCCTTCATCCTCactaaaaaaacaaaacacaacaaataattagtttttttgtCTATCATTTTAACAGAGTTGAATTTAGCAAACAATCATTAAActaaaagtaggatgttataaagATTAACAACTAACCTTATATGCACTTTTAGACAACCACATCATTTATAAAATTTTTTAGAAATTCTCTGGCCCATGTAGCAACAGTTGTAACCAACGCCTTTTCCTCAAATGCAATTTTGTCATTCCAAAGGGTACCAAACTAtatgaaaataaaattaaaactactAAATAATGAAACACTTTGTTTCTTGCTTTAAAAGAAAAGATTATTTTAGAATTACTTACTCTACTCGGAAATCCATATTGTCTGTTCAACACGAAATCAAAGATCCAATTCATTACATAATGTCCACTTAGCTCACGTTCCAATACACCAGCTTGGTTGCACTAAAATTGTGATAAAAGGTAAACATAAATCACAAACGAAACTACATCTAACTAGTGGATACGTAATAAGATAAATTACCTCAGTGAGCTTCCATACAATTGGAATTGATGTGTTCTTTTCATACCTCTCAAAAGCCCTAAAAATAAACAAGCAGCAGAGTTGTATTCAAACTTATAGAAAGAATGTTATTTTCATGTCATATTAAAAAATTTCTTACTTTTCCAAAAGTTTGAGAAGGTAGTAGTTGTCAACCGGATTTTTCATAGGCTTCATCAGAGAATCCAAAATGTATACAATATGATTTGAAGGGCAAATCACCAAGAGGACCCAATGCATActagtaatgttttgaaattttagtataaaaacacacaaaaaaataaCTATTAATATAGATAGCAACATATGATACTTTTGCAGGTATGGTGCGATAAGAAACGATTTTCCATGATGAAGTTGCATCGCATCAACGAGATAATTGACGACATCAATCGGAGTTTCCTGACAGGCTTTCCCAAGAATCTTATACGGGTTTAGGAAAGCACACTTTCCCATACGTTTTTGAAGCATTAATTGTAAAAGGCTACAAACAATATTACAAAAAATTTCCAATCAAGTCATATCTTATAAGCAGCCTAAAAAGAAAATATCATGGAAACAAATAATAGTAAAATTTGAATGCACTTACATCTGCCAAGTTGTTATGATGGACAAATCAGCTGTTTGTTTTTTCAACAAACGATAATAATCTTCATATGTAACTGAAAAATCAAACGCCCCAGCTTCTAGATGTccagcatcggctaccacatgaACCACTAGGTTGGTCTTCAAAAGGTCACGAAGTGATTCTATTGGCCTTGGTTTGTTGATCTTTTGGTTAGGCATGTTTTTTTCCATAACAGCCTTTGCGGTTGATGGTCGCGCACTTGTGGTCTGAATTTGTTGTTGTGATGACGCCTTGCTTTGTTGTTCCTATTAATAACTCATTTTAATTAGCGAGAATGTCGTATATGCcattcttaaacatcaaaatattttatttttcggCCTAAATATAATAATTTGATGTTTAATAGGAGCATATAGGGAATTCTctcatttttagaaaatttatataTGGTAGATAAAAAATTAAAGGATAATGAAGATGTACCTTACTAAGAACAATTGCGATCCGCGACCATTGAATTACAGTGCCAACTGCATCTTCTAGGGTACCAACTTCATTTGTcatcacaggaacaggaataccTTTATATCTTTCATCTATGTTGTCTATCATAACCTTCAAGTGATTTTCGCGTAAAGGAAGTGAGTGAATTAACCCATCATTATAAGGAAAGACCATCCCTCTGGCACATTTTTGGTTCATATCACCATAAGGTAACACCAAATCACAACAAGTAATAGTCTgcaatcatataacatgtagtgtATTTAATGTGTCAACATGTTAGAAAATTtgatataaaatataatttgaCATCAAAGATCAAAGTAAAATGAtatcaagaaattcaaaaaacatAAGCCGAACACattaaaatagtaaaatattcTAAATACAAAAGTTTGGAACTATTTTAGTATATTTTCTATCACACATGGACCATAATTGTACATTTGTATAACATAGTGACCAATTCTGCATTTCTATACACTTTTGGTTCATATCACCATAAGATAACACCAAATCACAATGAGTAATAGTCTGCAATCATATAGCATGTAGTGTATTTCATGTGTCAATATGTTAGAAAATACGATGTAAAACATAATTTGACAGCAAAGTTCAAAGTAATATGAtatcaagaaattcaaaaaacatAAACCTAACAcattaaaacaatatatatattaaagtttgcATTTCTATACAATAGAGGTaagttttttgtaatttttttctgctatatatatatatatatatatatatatatatatatatatatatatatatatatatatatatatatgtgtgtgtgtgtgttaaagtTTGCATTTCTATACATTAGAGGTacgttttttgtaattttttatgcAAAGTGCCTTCTTTTGTAAATTCAGGGATTCATAGTTGTTTCTTATAGGGACCGTTTCTGTAAAAAAAACTTatagggaccatttctgtaaaaAAAACTTACAGGGACCATTTCTATAAAAGAAAACTTACAGGGACAATTTCTGtagaaaaattgtagaaaaattacAGGGACCATTTCTATAATTTTTGTAACATAAAGACCATTCTATAATTTTTACACAAGTTTTATTTATCTAGTTTTATTGTTTGATCAACagatacataacacatacatggGAATATTTTATAGCTTTTTTGAAACACTTGGACATTATAAAAGACTATGATTGGTCATCAACTCTAACTCaagtatgtatctattttcataCTTTGTTTTGCCCGAAACAAGAAACAAGTGAATTTTATTACTATTTTCCCAACTTGTACCACATAatgataataaatttatgtaatcAACTAGAAttaatgataaaaataaataaactgaCTCATTGAGTTGTGGATTTTATTAATTGTTAAAGGTTGATGATATAATAAAGAATTACCTTCATCTGATAATCTTATTTGCTTTTTAGTGATAATCTTAAAAGTtagttttaaaattaatatatgaTCGATAGTTTTATCTGGTTTTTACCTGTTTGATAAGGTTTAACCTTTAAATCTCCTAATTAATTTTCTTTGGTGTTGCAGATAAGGAATAGGTTCAAAAGGTGCCAAGTTTTGCTAAGCTACAAAAAAACCCGGTTGCTGAAAAACGGGTTTAGATTTTTTAGTTTCACAATAGATCCCGGTTTCTTAATGAAAAACGGGTCTTATAAAGTTTATCCTTTTAATTCCGGTTTTTGTATTTTAGAACCCGGTTTTTTAAACAACCGGATCTTATGGTGTGCCTTCGCGCTCATTTGTAATAGCGAACATATAACCCGGTTCTTTACTATAAACCGTGACATACCATGATTTTCAATATAAAGCCCGGTTTTTGCACTATATAACCCGGTTTTTTCAAAAACCGGGTCCTATATGGCGAGTCTTATGTGCTGTTTTGTAGTATTGCAACTACGATAAGTAAAGTAATTAAAATTGATATAtgacaaataaaaaaattaagttgTTGAAATCAAcatatatgaaaaaaatataaaaaattacaaatgaacattatttaaaataatagaTGTTATAAGAAATAATATTCtacaaaatattttaaaaagatgATGGAATATGTGGAACTCCCTATTTAAATCATGAGCTTGTATCTTTGTGTCCTATAGCAAAAAATAAACATGTTAGTAAATGATATAATAGAAATAtgcaacgtcccaaaaataagactcgaaaatttccatttttaaattaataatacggtaaatcatatcattttcataaaaccaaaGCAATTACAGTTTTATCAATACATCATCATTATCAGAGTAAGTCATAGAATGCGGAATCGagtggtgtgtgctctacaattATCACGAGCTCATCCCTTCGAAAgaataagtacctgaaacataaactaaaaaccgtaagcacaaagcttagtgaattccccaaaaacACTACATACCATACATGCATAAATAGACACATATTGGGCCCCGTCCGaaatcgagccccgctcggtatacatatcggGTCCCGCCCgacatgcatataaacatataacatataaacacatacacatgcaataacCACAGAtatatacatagcatacaaaatgGTCATCGGGCCCAGCCCAGTAAGCATAAGAGTACATAATACATTCAAGAGTCATGCAGACATCTAGCACCCTAACATAACAAAATCATGGGTCGACATCTAGCACCCTAACATAAGCCCAATATGTCCTTGGCCCAAAATCTAAGTTTTGATGGCCTTGCTGAGGCCCAATAGCTGACAATCCAACAATTGACCCAAACCGAGGCCTTAAAATGTACAAGCCCAAATATGTGGATTACGTGGGGCGTTCCTATTTGTACGCAACGCATACATGCTTCAGggcttgtacgttgcgcgtaccacattaagcacttaatactcaAACCCATAAGCTACAACTACAGATCCAAGTTCCTTTCAACGTCTTAATACATAAAGTCTAtgacttggtggcttgcaacccaccgaATGCACCCAACTCTAGAAATAGCAAcaaacttccatggaaatggttagatctcatgcatgactaCATAAAGGCCccaaagtttggaactttattgCTATAGGGACACTTTGAGCTTCAAGGATAGCAATCCCAAGCTCAAAAACGAAGTTGCATGCTACAAGTccttcctttggacctaaaaggtccaaacttctcaaaactcctagatctaagcttataacaggaaagttgggaactttatacctcttttgGATGCCAAATGACGAAATGATcccagatccttgagctcaagatactcaagttctccttcttccacttctcttctcttcttccaaGCTTTTCTTCACAAAATGAGCCCAAAATATCAACCACACACAATCAAAGGAGAAGGGGACGAACTAGGGTTTTCTGAGAGTGATGGATATCTGAGGAGGTCAagtgggaggctataatggggtttatatacgccttaaacccttaaattagggttttcttttctgttcatgtacgttgcgcgtacactgtggtacgctgcgcgtacgtgTGCGCGCCCCCGATTCCAAACGCggcccattacgcccagcgtacgtttTCTGGGCGGCCCAAGTCTTTGGTCCAAGTGCATAAGTCCAATCCAATACTCATTTTTATCCACACTTGGCCCAACTATAATTTaagaaaattaaataattaatacctCAAAAGTCGATCGTTACAATAATGGGCCTATCCCTGCCAAACCAATGGGCCTAGCCCAATCATACAaatgcaaaagtcacaaagacaattagcACTACATAACACACAATGGGCCTTTCCCTTCCTGATCCATGGGCCTAGCCTAGCATACAAATAGTCCTAGCCCAACataccatgcaagagtcacaaagacatctaACATATCAGAACCTAGTTGGCCGGCATTATTGTATTCAACCCATGAGtgtagtgaggagactcacctcagtcCGCTGATAACCAAATAACTACTCGAGTCGCTAAACCGGGTAACCTCGCACCAGCTAACAAAATACAATCGTAATTAATAATTAACCGGATAACCCAAAATCCAAGGCCCACTCCATCATACAACTTTGAActtcctaaagggtaaaagaccattttacccttttcttacttggcccaaaaccaaggtCCAACATGGCCCAtcttcctaattgggcccaaaaaccATCATCGACCTAATTCCAAGAAAACCCTTAGTCTATCCATGACGTAAAGTCAGAAGTAGAATGGCCCAACAAGGACCAAACTTTAcaaggcccaaaatgacatattagaAAGTACAACCCACGTACAAGAATGGTACACCCCATGTACTCACCCTCGAAGCATAAGGCACAATCTGCTAAAGCACGCCATCCtcattacgcttagcgtactcctataccccttggctccaaaacacaaaccgaactttcgaatcatctaaattacattacccacacccaaatgggtctaaatctctctttccaaaaggccctaagccttatgataaccgaTATTCGGGTCACAACCCCGAATTAGGAAACGATTCGggacagggtgttacaactctcccccacttaaattagatttcgtcctcgaaatcactccttaccacCCTCCTGGGAACCAACATTCCAAACAAAACCTTCTAGTGCTGAACAAATCACTGATCCCATAACTGTCGATCCAATACATTACTGCCATAATTCTGAAGCCCCATAACTTGCCTGACCTCCACACAGGTAGAACCATTCTGAAACAGAATCACAAGGGTTTCCTTCTACCATCATAACTGAAAACATCCTTTTGACCCTAAACCTTCCAACTAATAACCCGACATACATATTCCTTAATCCATAGCTTGTTGAAGTAGAGATCTTGCATATGCACTAATGACTCCCAACACGAGTCTCAACCAAACACTAAACCAGTACATAACTCGTAACATGAGATCCAAGGATTTACACTTGCATTTCATCTGAAATATTCTGATTCATGGCAAACTTTCACTCAACTGAGATATTAAAA containing:
- the LOC111903276 gene encoding uncharacterized protein LOC111903276, which translates into the protein MVEGNPCDSVSEWFYLCGGQTITCCDLVLPYGDMNQKCARGMVFPYNDGLIHSLPLRENHLKVMIDNIDERYKGIPVPVMTNEVGTLEDAVGTVIQWSRIAIVLSKEQQSKASSQQQIQTTSARPSTAKAVMEKNMPNQKINKPRPIESLRDLLKTNLVVHVVADAGHLEAGAFDFSVTYEDYYRLLKKQTADLSIITTWQILLQLMLQKRMGKCAFLNPYKILGKACQETPIDVVNYLVDAMQLHHGKSMHWVLLVICPSNHIVYILDSLMKPMKNPVDNYYLLKLLEKAFERYEKNTSIPIVWKLTECNQAGVLERELSGHYVMNWIFDFVLNRQYGFPSRFGTLWNDKIAFEEKALVTTVATWAREFLKNFINDVVV
- the LOC111903277 gene encoding uncharacterized protein LOC111903277, which encodes MPEFMKSKTVQTTLAVADALSFYCAITIVALMLTGAFRDDQNFSYSLSTTAGGGGNRLPVLNRRPCDEIYVVGEGETLHTISDKCGDPFIVEKNPHIHDPDDVFPGLVIKITPSSSSSSSGS